One Salvelinus namaycush isolate Seneca chromosome 4, SaNama_1.0, whole genome shotgun sequence genomic window carries:
- the syce2 gene encoding synaptonemal complex central element protein 2 produces MSQLFFGKPAPTFQSTPKPGHHHPSSPKDPEQGHGPDQDIPDETFSFVTLDESHGQQSEDSGIDISNISNRRDVHNSTSSELPGEEATTALSSTIEEIGKKAQDLIERINQSRAMDQEIMTTFENKLMNKVSEVCQQVKEQMFSSYEEHGHGMEANLQELSEVLERSSQLSMELQGASRTLSAINNSLQQTAEN; encoded by the exons ATGTCCCAGCTCTTCTTTGGAAAGCCAGCCCCTACCTTTCAGTCTACACCAAAACCTGGTCATCATCATCCCTCATCACCCAAG GACCCTGAACAAGGACATGGGCCAGACCAGGACATCCCTGATGAGACATTTTCGTTTGTGACACTGGACGAAAGCCATGGACAGCAAAG TGAGGACTCCGGCATCGACATTTCAAACATCTCCAATAGACGTGACGTACACAACAGTACTTCCAGCGAGCTCCCAGGTGAGGAGGCTACGACTGCTCTCAGTTCAACGATAGAGGAGATAGGGAAGAAGGCCCAGGATCTGATAGAGAGAATAAACCAGAGCCGAGCCATGGACCAGGAAATCATGACCACCTTTGAGAACAAGTTAATGAATAAG GTGAGTGAGGTGTGCCAGCAGGTGAAGGAGCAGATGTTCAGCAGCTATGAGGAGCATGGCCATGGGATGGAGGCCAATTTACAGGAGCTGTCTGAGGTGCTGGAGAGGAGCAGTCAGCTCAGTATGGAGCTGCAGGGAGCCAGTCGGACCTTATCAGCCATCAACAACAGCCTGCAGCAGACGGCTGAGAACTGA